ACGAAACGGAGGCGCGCGCCGCAGGAGACGCACCGGTCGCCGGAGAGCCCGGGCGTGTCCGCGGAGTAGCCGGTCCTGCGGACGACCGTCGAGCGGCACGACGGGCACACGGTGTCCTCCGCGCCCGGGAGGCGGAGGTTCCCGACGTAGACGTAGGGAAGCTTCTCCCGGGCCGTCCTCCACGCCCATTCGAGGCGCGCGGCCGGCGTCGGCGGCGCCGTCGCGCGGTGCTGCGGAAAATAGCGGGAGAAGTGGAGCGGGATCTCCGGGTCCGTCGCGGCCACGAAGTCGATCACCGCGCGAAGCTGCGCCTCCGAGTCGTTGCGCCCCGTGTAGAGCAGTGTGGTGAGCTCCACGTGGGTCCGCTTCGACGCGGTACGGACGGTGTCGAGGACCGCGGAGAGCTCCCCCCCGCACACCTCGCGGTAGAAGGCGGCGTCCATCGACTTCAGGTCGATGTTCATCGCGTCCACGTGCGGGAGCAGCTCCTCCAGCGGCTCGGGGCTGACGAAGCCGTTCGTCACCAGGACGTTCTTCATCCCCGCCGCGCGGAACGCCTTCGAGCAGTCCAGGACGAACTCGAGCTGGATGAGCGGCTCGTTGTAGGTGTAGGCGATGCCGATCGAGCGCTGCCGCCGCGCGGTCTCGACCAGCTCCGCTATCCGCACGTCCTGCAAAGCGGTCCGCTTCTGGACCAGGTGCCAGTTCTGGCAGAACTCGCAGCGGAAGTTGCAGCCGACGGAGCCCACCGACAGGATCTCGGAGCCCGGATGGAAGTGGAACAGCGGCTTCTTCTCGATCGGGTCCATCGCGATCGCGGCGACCTTCCCGTAGGTCGCGGCGTACAGCGTGCCGCCCCGGTTCTCCCGGACGCCGCAGATCCCCGCCTTCCCCCGCGCGATCCGGCATCGATGGGGGCACAGGCCGCAGCGGACCGCGTCCTCCTCCGGCCGCCACCAGGAGGCGGGCCGGCCTTCAGTACCGGATGTCGAATCCACTGTAGGTCTCCCCCGGCGTCCGCCAGGATACCGCGACGTCGGTCACCTGCGCTCCCGGCGGGCCCGTCCGCAGGAATTCGAGGACCTTCTCGACCGCCTCGCGCTTCCCCTGGAGCACCGCCTCCACCCTCCGGTCCGGAAGGTTGCGGACCCAGCCGCAGATGCCCGCATCCCGGGCGGCCCGCTGGGTCGAGGCGCGGAACCAGACCCCCTGGACCCGCCCGGAGACGATCGCATGGACTTCCGCGATGCCCTCCATCGCCATCTACCCCTTCCCCTCCAGCATCTCCGTGAATTGCGCCTCGGTCAATACCGGCACCCCGAGTTTCCTCGCCTTGTCCAGCTTCGAGCCGGCCTCCTCCCCCGCGACGAGGTAATCCACCTTCGCGCTCATCCCCGTCGCGACGTTCCCTCCCTCCCGGCGCACCAGCTCCTGCGCCCGGGCGCGCGGCATCGAGAGCGTGCCGGTGAACAGGAACGTCTTCCCGGAGAATTTCCCCGCCGGGGAGGACGGGGGAAGCGGCGTCACCTCGCGCAGAAGCCGTTCGAGGGCCTCCGACGCCTTCGCGGAGCCGAAATACGCCAGCAGCGATTCCGCCACCTCCGGCCCCACCTCGCGGATCTTCCGCAGGTCGTCCGCCGAGGCGCTCCGCAGCGCTTCCAGGGAGCCGAAGTGGCGCGCGAGCAGCTCCGCCAGGTGCTCCCCGACGTGCGGGATCCCGAGGGCGAACAGGAAGCGCGACAGGTCGGCCCTGCGGCTTTTTTCGATCGACCGGACCAGGTTGTCCGCCGACTTCTCCCCCAGCCGCTCCATCGCCGCCAGCGTTTCCCGGTCGAGACGGTAGAGATCGGCGGGCTCCGTGACCAGCCCGTTTTCCACCAGGGCGGAGACGATCTTCGTCCCCATCCCCTCGATGTCCATGGCGTCCTTCGCCACGAAGTGCCGCAACGCGCGTTTCCGCTTCTCCACGCAGCCGTCCCCCGTGCACCGGTGCGCCGCCTCGCCGGGCACCCGCTCCACGGGGGCGTCGCAGACCGGGCAGCGTTCGGGCATGCGGAACGCGGGCCCCCTTCCCGGGGCGTTCCGGGCCGCGGAAAGCGACTCCACCACCTCGGGGATCACGTCGCCGGCGCGCTGGACGAGGACCCGGTCGCCCACGCGGACATCCTTGGCGTCGATCATGTCCTGGTTGTGCAGGGTGGCCCGCCGCACGGTCACCCCCCGGACCACCACGGGGGAGAGGAGCGCGACGGGCGTGAGGATTCCCGTCCTGCCGACGAAGACGACGATGTCCTCGACCGTCGTCTCGGCCCGGTCCGGGGAGAACTTCGCGGCCACCGCCCAGCGCGGGGAGCGGGAGATCTCGCCGAGCTCCCTCTGGAGCGCCGCGTCGTCGACCTTCACCACGATGCCGTCGACCTCGTACGGCAGCTTGTCCTTCCGCGATTCGATCTCCCGGTAGAACGAGACGACCTCTTCGATGGTCCGGCACCGGCGGCTTCCGTCCCGGTTGACGGGGAAGCCCCATCGCTCCAGGAGATCGAGCTCCTCCCAATGGCTCGCGATGGAAATCCCCTCGGCCTTCCCCGTCCCGTAGACCCACAGGTGCAGGCGACGGCTGGCCGTGACGGACGGATCGAGCTGCCGGACCGAACCGGCGGCGGCGTTCCGGGGATTTGCGAACTCCGGCTCGCCGCCCCTGCGCCTCCCGCGGTTCAGGGCGGCCAGCTCCTCCTTGTTCATGTACGCTTCTCCCCGCACGTCGAGCCTCGGGGGAGGAACCGCGGAGGACGGGCGGATCGCCAGCGGCACGTCGCCGATCGTGCGCAGGTTGGCCGTGACGTCCTCGCCGCGGGTCCCGTCCCCGCGGGTCGAGCCGCGGACGTACTTCCCGTCCCGGTAGGA
This window of the Thermodesulfobacteriota bacterium genome carries:
- the ligA gene encoding NAD-dependent DNA ligase LigA — encoded protein: MKGGAASRIEELRRLIRYHNDRYYRDDAPEITDAEYDALFRELVGLEAKHPEAFDPDSPTQRIGAEPAESFATVVRDVPMLSLQNTFSEDELREFDRRVRRFLAGRGIPESALDAGGYVAEAKIDGLAVELSYRDGKYVRGSTRGDGTRGEDVTANLRTIGDVPLAIRPSSAVPPPRLDVRGEAYMNKEELAALNRGRRRGGEPEFANPRNAAAGSVRQLDPSVTASRRLHLWVYGTGKAEGISIASHWEELDLLERWGFPVNRDGSRRCRTIEEVVSFYREIESRKDKLPYEVDGIVVKVDDAALQRELGEISRSPRWAVAAKFSPDRAETTVEDIVVFVGRTGILTPVALLSPVVVRGVTVRRATLHNQDMIDAKDVRVGDRVLVQRAGDVIPEVVESLSAARNAPGRGPAFRMPERCPVCDAPVERVPGEAAHRCTGDGCVEKRKRALRHFVAKDAMDIEGMGTKIVSALVENGLVTEPADLYRLDRETLAAMERLGEKSADNLVRSIEKSRRADLSRFLFALGIPHVGEHLAELLARHFGSLEALRSASADDLRKIREVGPEVAESLLAYFGSAKASEALERLLREVTPLPPSSPAGKFSGKTFLFTGTLSMPRARAQELVRREGGNVATGMSAKVDYLVAGEEAGSKLDKARKLGVPVLTEAQFTEMLEGKG
- the amrS gene encoding AmmeMemoRadiSam system radical SAM enzyme — translated: MDSTSGTEGRPASWWRPEEDAVRCGLCPHRCRIARGKAGICGVRENRGGTLYAATYGKVAAIAMDPIEKKPLFHFHPGSEILSVGSVGCNFRCEFCQNWHLVQKRTALQDVRIAELVETARRQRSIGIAYTYNEPLIQLEFVLDCSKAFRAAGMKNVLVTNGFVSPEPLEELLPHVDAMNIDLKSMDAAFYREVCGGELSAVLDTVRTASKRTHVELTTLLYTGRNDSEAQLRAVIDFVAATDPEIPLHFSRYFPQHRATAPPTPAARLEWAWRTAREKLPYVYVGNLRLPGAEDTVCPSCRSTVVRRTGYSADTPGLSGDRCVSCGARLRFVV
- a CDS encoding acylphosphatase, with the translated sequence MEGIAEVHAIVSGRVQGVWFRASTQRAARDAGICGWVRNLPDRRVEAVLQGKREAVEKVLEFLRTGPPGAQVTDVAVSWRTPGETYSGFDIRY